In the Quercus lobata isolate SW786 chromosome 5, ValleyOak3.0 Primary Assembly, whole genome shotgun sequence genome, one interval contains:
- the LOC115990416 gene encoding uncharacterized protein LOC115990416, producing the protein MQQFREVIDECGFMDLGFDGLKFTWSKHFEDGRSIWERLDRCLVTNSWFMRFVGLRVFHLTCMSSDHVPILISLSGLIPPVWKKLFRFKQMWLSNSSCEDVVFSAWGSGSGHGDGGDILRKVERCGKDLGHWEKNVFGNVKMELNRLKKVLAKEERVAMFSGNNFQVRQIKKDIEILQEREATMWAQRSRVQWANQGDKNSKYFHCCATKRFWKITLEEIRDEEGVWKTTKEDVGEVMVNYYKSLFTFIEGSVSASMLECVPTMIDEEMNAALCKEFEAWEVNSALQQMTPFKTPRLDGVILLWMSPCPELGEVWGVGEEWCRSEVLAALKAVTLTRDLGFQKAILEGDSLGLIKALKSTEDSLSPIGLLVDDVKRVASSFE; encoded by the exons ATGCAACAATTTAGGGAGGTGATTGATGAGTGTGGATTCATGGACTTGGGGTTTGATGGCTTGAAGTTTACTTGGAGCAAGCACTTTGAGGATGGAAGATCAATTTGGGAGAGATTAGATAGGTGTTTGGTCACAAATAGCTGGTTCATGAGGTTTGTAGGTTTAAGAGTGTTCCACTTAACTTGTATGTCATCGGATCATGTTCCAATTCTCATCTCACTCTCGGGTTTGATTCCACCggtttggaaaaaattatttcgtTTCAAACAAATGTGGCTTTCAAATTCAAGTTGTGAGGATGTGGTGTTCTCAGCTTGGGGTAGTGGGAGTGGGCATGGTGATGGAGGAGATATTTTGAGGAAAGTGGAGAGGTGTGGGAAAGATTTGGGGCATTGGGAGAAAAATGTTTTCGGTAATGTAAAAATGGAGTTGAATCGGTTAAAGAAGGTTTTAGCCAAAGAGGAAAGGGTTGCAATGTTTAGTGGGAACAATTTCCAGGTTAGACAAATCAAGAAAGATATTGAGATTTTACAAGAGAGGGAAGCTACTATGTGGGCCCAACGTTCTAGAGTTCAATGGGCTAACCAAGGAGAtaaaaactcaaagtatttCCATTGTTGTGCAACAAAGAGATTCTGGAAGATCACCTTGGAAGAAATTAGAGATGAGGAAGGGGTATGGAAAACTACTAAAGAAGATGTGGGTGAAGTCATGGTAAATTACTACAAGTCACTATTTACTTTTATAGAGGGTAGTGTTTCCGCTAGCATGCTTGAATGTGTGCCTACAATGATTGATGAAGAGATGAATGCAGCCCTATGTAAGGAGTTTGAGGCGTGGGAAGTCAATAGTGCCCTTCAACAAATGACTCCCTTTAAAACGCCTAGACTTGATG GTGTCATTCTGTTGTGGATGAGTCCTTGCCCGGAGTTGGGAGAGGTTTGGGGTGTGGGTGAAGAGTGGTGTCGCTCTGAGGTGCTAGCTGCTTTGAAGGCAGTCACTCTTACACGTGATTTGGGCTTTCAAAAAGCGATTCTTGAAGGTGATTCTCTTGGTCTGATCAAAGCATTGAAATCAACAGAGGATAGCCTTTCTCCAATAGGTCTACTGGTAGACGATGTGAAACGGGTTGCTAGTAGTTTTGAATGA